Proteins encoded by one window of Methylovirgula ligni:
- a CDS encoding twitch domain-containing radical SAM protein, with translation MEYAVQPVEAAAGELRDPNVAPRNAGYGKAFCRAAFDSLHVAIGGSAKPCCEFKGEIGSLKETSLEELWHSESLKDLRAKMLRGERDAGCRKCYDAEDAGGVSLRDRYNAGDKLNGDFDEQTNLADPVLRTLDIRFSNLCNLSCRTCGPDASTKWYADAKRLNWWKLDTHALNETFTSKSAALEALGPALETIEGIYFAGGEPLLHEGHYAVLQDLIDRGRTDVRLNYNSNLTELRLGKLNVLPFWSKFRSISIGASIDGHQRQGELIREGLSWDKFAANVATLRQQCPHADIYFAITVSIFNILSLPLLCQHLRAIDPAGSAQFRFNLLLEPDHYNIQLLPGYMKADAARRLASFAEEFALQAQIRPVIDYMMFEDRSDQIERFRSNTLRLDEVRNQNTAKIIPELAPLLRESPPRKLKRLAKWRLRALAQALSR, from the coding sequence ATGGAATATGCCGTTCAACCGGTCGAAGCGGCCGCGGGCGAATTGCGCGATCCCAACGTTGCTCCGAGAAATGCGGGATATGGAAAGGCCTTTTGTCGGGCCGCGTTCGACAGTCTTCATGTCGCGATTGGCGGCAGCGCGAAGCCTTGTTGCGAATTCAAAGGCGAAATTGGGAGTCTGAAGGAAACTTCGCTCGAAGAACTCTGGCATTCGGAATCGCTCAAAGATTTGCGCGCGAAGATGCTCCGCGGCGAGCGCGATGCGGGCTGCCGGAAATGCTACGACGCGGAAGACGCTGGCGGCGTTAGCCTCCGCGACAGATACAACGCCGGAGACAAGCTCAATGGCGATTTCGATGAGCAGACGAATCTTGCGGACCCGGTGTTGCGAACGCTTGATATCCGATTCAGCAATCTATGCAATTTGAGCTGCCGTACCTGCGGGCCCGATGCCAGCACGAAATGGTACGCCGATGCGAAGCGTCTGAACTGGTGGAAGCTGGACACGCATGCGCTGAACGAAACCTTCACGTCCAAGTCGGCCGCGCTGGAGGCTTTGGGACCGGCGCTGGAAACGATCGAAGGAATATATTTCGCCGGCGGCGAGCCGCTTTTGCATGAAGGGCATTATGCCGTCCTGCAGGACCTGATCGATCGCGGCCGGACGGATGTGCGCCTCAATTACAATTCCAACCTCACGGAACTTCGGCTTGGGAAATTGAACGTTCTTCCGTTCTGGTCAAAGTTCAGAAGCATTTCCATCGGCGCGAGCATTGACGGACACCAGCGGCAGGGTGAACTGATTCGCGAGGGGTTATCCTGGGATAAATTCGCTGCAAATGTTGCGACCCTACGGCAACAATGCCCGCATGCGGATATTTACTTCGCCATCACTGTTTCCATTTTCAATATCTTATCGCTGCCGCTCTTGTGTCAGCATCTGCGCGCCATAGATCCCGCCGGCTCCGCGCAATTTCGTTTCAACCTTCTCCTGGAGCCCGACCATTACAACATTCAGTTGTTACCGGGGTATATGAAAGCGGACGCGGCACGGCGACTGGCGAGCTTTGCGGAAGAGTTCGCTTTGCAGGCACAGATCAGGCCGGTGATCGATTACATGATGTTTGAGGACCGTTCGGACCAGATCGAACGATTCCGCTCAAACACCCTGCGTCTCGATGAGGTGCGAAATCAAAACACCGCGAAAATTATTCCCGAGCTCGCGCCATTACTTCGCGAGAGTCCGCCCCGGAAATTGAAGCGGCTTGCCAAGTGGCGCCTGCGCGCGTTGGCGCAGGCCCTTTCGCGCTGA
- a CDS encoding MFS transporter: MSAESGAATTAFPSTVASASVPHHGVNPADLATGVIIGRTSEYFDFFVYAIASVIVFPKWVFPYATPLNGTLLSFAIFALAFLARPIGDVIFLAFERIWGRNVKLTVALILLGASTVSLGFLPGYAQVGWSSALILSILRIGQGLALGGVWDGLPSLLAIYAPEKQRGWYAMIPQLGAPLGLIVASGLFAYFTTFLSAQDFFDWGWRYPFFVAFAINVVALFSRLRIVTSPEYQEQFEALELQAAPVKETIEAEGRNIVIGAFAPLASFAMFHMVTVFPLSWVLLFTKQTPAKFLLIELVSAIFGVAAIVASGVLANRIGRTRVLSITAAAIAAFSGFAPQLLNTGDVGEASFMILGFILLGLSFGQASGTTASNFAQIYRYTASALTSDLAWLFGAGFAPFVALAISSRFGVIASGGYLLSGAIVTVLALAINRQLEED, from the coding sequence ATGAGCGCTGAATCCGGAGCGGCTACAACAGCTTTTCCTTCGACTGTTGCCTCGGCAAGCGTACCACATCATGGCGTGAACCCGGCTGATCTTGCGACGGGCGTCATCATCGGACGGACGTCGGAATATTTCGACTTTTTCGTCTACGCGATCGCCTCGGTGATCGTCTTTCCAAAATGGGTTTTCCCCTACGCGACGCCGCTCAACGGCACGTTGCTTTCCTTCGCGATTTTCGCGCTTGCCTTCCTCGCCCGGCCGATCGGCGACGTCATCTTCCTGGCGTTCGAGCGGATCTGGGGCCGCAACGTGAAGCTGACGGTGGCATTGATCCTCCTCGGCGCCTCGACCGTGTCGCTTGGCTTTCTGCCGGGATATGCACAGGTCGGCTGGAGCTCGGCGCTGATCCTGTCGATTCTGCGCATCGGCCAGGGGCTCGCCCTCGGCGGCGTGTGGGACGGGCTGCCGTCGTTGCTCGCCATCTATGCACCGGAGAAGCAGCGCGGCTGGTATGCGATGATTCCGCAGCTTGGGGCGCCTTTGGGCCTCATCGTGGCGAGCGGTCTTTTCGCTTATTTCACCACCTTCCTGTCGGCGCAGGATTTCTTCGATTGGGGCTGGCGCTATCCGTTCTTCGTCGCCTTCGCCATCAATGTCGTGGCCTTGTTCTCGCGCCTGCGGATTGTCACATCGCCCGAATATCAGGAACAGTTCGAAGCGCTCGAATTGCAAGCCGCGCCGGTGAAGGAAACCATTGAGGCGGAAGGCCGTAATATCGTCATCGGCGCCTTCGCGCCGCTCGCGAGCTTCGCCATGTTCCACATGGTGACGGTGTTTCCGTTGTCCTGGGTGTTGCTCTTCACCAAGCAGACGCCGGCGAAGTTCCTGCTCATCGAGCTCGTCTCCGCCATATTCGGCGTCGCCGCGATTGTTGCTTCGGGCGTGCTCGCCAACCGCATCGGCCGCACTCGCGTTCTCAGCATCACCGCGGCTGCGATTGCCGCCTTCAGCGGCTTTGCCCCGCAATTGCTCAATACGGGCGATGTCGGCGAAGCCTCCTTCATGATTCTCGGCTTTATCCTGCTCGGCCTCTCGTTCGGTCAGGCGTCGGGTACGACCGCGTCGAATTTCGCGCAGATCTACCGCTACACCGCCTCGGCATTGACGTCGGATCTCGCCTGGCTGTTCGGCGCGGGATTTGCGCCGTTTGTCGCGCTCGCGATATCCAGCCGTTTCGGGGTCATCGCGTCCGGCGGTTATCTGCTCTCGGGCGCGATCGTGACCGTGCTGGCACTCGCCATCAATCGCCAGCTCGAAGAGGACTAG
- the cyoA gene encoding ubiquinol oxidase subunit II — protein sequence MRRLRSIVLLLCLALLGGCKAVVLDPSGDVALQQRNDLLASVGLMLLVIVPVMVLTVLFAWHYRQSNTSARYEPDWDHSTQLELVIWGFPLLIIIALGALTWMGTHLLDPYRPLDRIAEGEPVPAKAKPVEVEVVALDWKWLFIYPQYGIATLNQVAAPVNQQVEFRITSSSVMNAFYIPAMAGMIYAMPGMETELHAVINKTGTFEGFSANYSGDGFAGMHFHLTSLSAGDFDKWVAKVKADGGALDRNTYLDLERPSQNLPPKTYGTVDASLFKLAVNQCVDPGKMCHDEMMAIDARGGLGLAGINNVMPLVYDKYARRGIGPMHAYVAALCQRGSTTETAASAADLARQIKAPVQLPSLQPAAE from the coding sequence TTGAGACGCCTCCGCTCGATCGTTCTGCTTTTGTGCCTTGCCCTCCTCGGCGGTTGCAAAGCTGTTGTCCTCGATCCCTCCGGCGATGTCGCGCTTCAGCAGCGCAACGACCTGCTCGCCTCCGTGGGCCTGATGCTCCTCGTCATCGTCCCGGTCATGGTGCTGACCGTCCTCTTCGCCTGGCACTACCGGCAATCGAACACCTCGGCCCGCTACGAGCCGGACTGGGATCACTCGACCCAACTCGAGCTCGTCATCTGGGGCTTCCCGCTGCTCATCATCATCGCCCTCGGGGCGCTCACCTGGATGGGCACGCACCTGCTCGACCCCTATCGGCCGCTCGACCGAATTGCCGAGGGCGAGCCTGTGCCGGCGAAAGCCAAGCCGGTTGAAGTCGAAGTCGTCGCGCTCGATTGGAAGTGGCTGTTCATCTACCCGCAATATGGCATCGCCACGCTCAATCAGGTCGCGGCGCCGGTCAACCAGCAGGTCGAATTCCGCATCACCTCGTCGAGCGTCATGAACGCCTTCTACATCCCCGCCATGGCCGGCATGATCTACGCCATGCCGGGCATGGAGACCGAACTCCATGCCGTGATAAACAAGACCGGGACTTTCGAGGGTTTTTCCGCGAATTACAGCGGCGATGGTTTCGCCGGCATGCACTTCCACCTCACCAGCCTCAGCGCCGGCGATTTCGACAAATGGGTCGCCAAAGTGAAGGCCGACGGCGGCGCGCTCGACCGCAACACCTATCTCGATCTCGAACGGCCAAGCCAGAACCTGCCGCCCAAGACTTACGGCACCGTCGATGCCAGCCTCTTCAAGCTTGCCGTCAATCAATGCGTCGATCCAGGCAAAATGTGCCACGACGAAATGATGGCGATTGATGCCAGGGGCGGCCTCGGCCTTGCCGGGATCAATAATGTGATGCCGCTCGTCTACGACAAATACGCTCGTCGCGGCATAGGGCCGATGCACGCCTATGTCGCCGCGCTCTGCCAACGCGGCAGCACGACGGAGACCGCCGCCAGCGCAGCCGACCTCGCGCGCCAGATCAAGGCGCCGGTGCAACTGCCGTCATTGCAACCCGCCGCCGAATAG
- the cyoB gene encoding cytochrome o ubiquinol oxidase subunit I, giving the protein MNPTLQHEIFGRLSLDSIPYHEPILVGTFVGVAIGGLLVLGAITYLGAWGYLWKEWFTSVDHKRIGVMYIVLAIVMLLRGFADALMMRLQQALASGGGQGYLPAHHFDQVFTAHGVIMIFFVAMPLVTGLFNVVMPLQIGARDVSFPFLNSFSFWMTVAGAMLTMVSLFIGEYARTGWLAYPPLSEAAYSADVGVDYYIWGLQIAGIGTLLSGINMICTIIKMRAPGMTLMRMPVFVWTTLCANVLIVAAFPILTAVLALLALDRYVGTNFFSNDLGGNPMMYVNLIWIWGHPEVYILILPAFGVFSEVTATFTGKRLFGYTSMVYATIVITILSYLVWLHHFFTMGSGASVNSFFGITTMIISIPTGAKMFNWLFTMYRGRIRFEVPMMWTVAFMLTFVIGGMSGVMLAVPPADFVLHNSLFLIAHFHNVIIGGVVFGMFAGISYWFPKAFGFRLDPFWGKMSFWFWVVGFYFAFMPIYLLGFMGVTRRLRVIDDPSLQIWFVIAAFGAVLIFLGILSFIVQIAVSVVNREKLRDLTGDPWNGRTLEWSTSSPPPAYNFAFTPVVHDIDAWWDMKQHGYVRPLTGFKPIHMPKNTPVGLILAVLSIGFGFGMVWHIWWLAIGGFAAAIATGIAHTFNYHRDYYIPADEVLRKETERTRPLSAKV; this is encoded by the coding sequence ATGAACCCTACCCTTCAGCACGAAATCTTCGGCCGTCTCAGCCTCGACTCGATCCCCTATCACGAGCCGATCCTGGTCGGGACGTTTGTCGGTGTCGCGATCGGCGGCCTCCTCGTTCTTGGCGCCATTACCTATCTCGGCGCCTGGGGCTATCTCTGGAAAGAATGGTTCACCAGCGTCGATCACAAGCGTATCGGCGTGATGTATATCGTGCTGGCCATCGTTATGCTGCTGCGCGGCTTCGCCGACGCGCTGATGATGCGTCTGCAGCAGGCTCTCGCCTCGGGCGGCGGCCAGGGCTATCTTCCGGCCCACCATTTCGATCAGGTGTTCACCGCGCATGGTGTCATCATGATCTTCTTCGTGGCGATGCCGCTCGTCACCGGACTTTTCAACGTCGTGATGCCGCTGCAGATCGGCGCGCGCGACGTCTCCTTTCCGTTCCTGAACAGCTTCAGCTTCTGGATGACGGTGGCGGGCGCCATGCTCACCATGGTCTCGCTGTTCATCGGCGAATATGCGCGCACCGGCTGGCTGGCCTATCCGCCGCTTTCCGAGGCGGCCTACAGCGCCGATGTCGGCGTCGATTATTACATCTGGGGCCTGCAGATCGCCGGTATCGGCACCCTGCTCTCCGGCATCAACATGATCTGTACGATCATCAAGATGCGGGCACCGGGCATGACCTTGATGCGCATGCCGGTGTTCGTCTGGACGACGCTCTGCGCCAATGTTCTCATCGTCGCCGCCTTCCCGATCCTGACTGCCGTTCTCGCCCTGCTCGCCCTCGACCGTTATGTCGGGACGAATTTCTTCAGCAACGATCTCGGCGGCAACCCGATGATGTATGTGAACCTCATCTGGATCTGGGGCCACCCGGAGGTTTACATCCTCATCCTGCCGGCCTTCGGCGTCTTTTCCGAGGTCACCGCGACCTTCACCGGCAAGCGCCTCTTCGGCTATACGTCGATGGTCTACGCGACGATCGTCATCACCATCCTGTCCTACCTCGTCTGGCTGCATCACTTCTTCACGATGGGCTCGGGCGCGAGTGTGAACTCGTTCTTCGGCATCACCACCATGATCATCTCGATCCCGACGGGCGCGAAGATGTTCAACTGGCTGTTTACCATGTATCGCGGCCGCATCCGCTTCGAAGTTCCGATGATGTGGACGGTCGCCTTCATGCTGACCTTCGTCATCGGCGGCATGTCCGGCGTGATGCTGGCGGTGCCGCCGGCCGACTTTGTGCTGCACAACAGCCTGTTCCTCATCGCCCATTTCCATAACGTCATCATCGGCGGCGTGGTGTTCGGCATGTTCGCCGGCATCTCCTATTGGTTCCCCAAGGCCTTCGGCTTCAGGCTCGATCCGTTCTGGGGCAAGATGTCGTTCTGGTTCTGGGTCGTCGGCTTCTACTTCGCCTTCATGCCGATCTACCTGCTTGGCTTCATGGGCGTCACCCGGCGCCTACGGGTCATCGACGATCCGTCGCTGCAGATATGGTTCGTCATTGCCGCCTTCGGCGCTGTGCTGATCTTCCTTGGCATCCTGAGCTTCATCGTTCAGATCGCCGTCAGCGTCGTAAACCGCGAAAAGCTGCGCGACCTGACGGGAGATCCCTGGAATGGGCGCACGCTGGAATGGTCGACCTCCTCGCCGCCGCCGGCCTATAACTTCGCCTTCACCCCTGTCGTGCACGATATCGACGCCTGGTGGGACATGAAGCAGCATGGCTACGTGCGCCCGCTGACCGGCTTCAAGCCGATCCATATGCCGAAGAACACCCCGGTCGGCCTCATTCTCGCCGTCCTGTCCATCGGCTTTGGCTTCGGCATGGTCTGGCACATCTGGTGGCTGGCGATCGGCGGCTTCGCGGCGGCCATCGCGACCGGCATCGCCCATACCTTCAACTATCACCGTGATTATTACATCCCGGCGGATGAAGTCCTGCGCAAGGAAACCGAGCGCACCCGTCCCCTCTCGGCGAAGGTTTAG
- the cyoC gene encoding cytochrome o ubiquinol oxidase subunit III produces the protein MTALTDTLAPGSQTPIYYVADEHAHGSGGSTYLGFWIYVMSDCLIFASLFATYGVLGGNYAAGPAPKDIFELPIVAINTTMLLLSSITYGFAMLAMERNKVSATLSWLVVTALFGAAFVGIELHEFAGLIHEGATPQRSAFLSSFFTLVGTHGLHVTSGLVWMVVLMTQVASKGLIAANKRRLLCLSMFWHFLDVVWIGVFTFVYLLGVLR, from the coding sequence ATGACGGCCCTGACCGATACTCTCGCGCCTGGTTCCCAGACGCCGATCTACTACGTCGCCGACGAGCACGCTCACGGCTCGGGCGGAAGCACGTATCTCGGCTTCTGGATCTACGTGATGAGCGACTGTCTCATCTTCGCGTCACTGTTTGCGACCTATGGCGTGCTCGGTGGCAATTATGCCGCCGGCCCCGCGCCCAAGGACATATTCGAACTGCCGATCGTCGCGATCAACACGACGATGCTGCTGCTCTCCTCCATCACCTATGGCTTCGCCATGCTGGCGATGGAGCGCAACAAGGTCAGCGCGACGCTCAGCTGGCTGGTCGTCACCGCGCTCTTCGGCGCCGCCTTCGTCGGCATCGAGCTGCACGAATTCGCCGGCCTGATCCACGAGGGCGCGACGCCCCAGCGCAGCGCCTTCCTGTCGTCGTTCTTCACCCTGGTCGGAACCCACGGCCTGCACGTCACCTCCGGGCTTGTCTGGATGGTCGTCTTGATGACGCAGGTCGCCAGCAAGGGCCTCATCGCGGCCAACAAGCGCCGGCTCCTGTGCCTCAGCATGTTCTGGCACTTCCTCGACGTTGTCTGGATCGGCGTCTTCACCTTTGTTTATCTTCTCGGAGTGCTGCGATGA
- the cyoD gene encoding cytochrome o ubiquinol oxidase subunit IV, with amino-acid sequence MSLDAHIDDAGHAHHDDHAHGTLQSYLIGFGLSVILTAIPFWLVMSGVIANKTVTALTIMAFAGVQIVVHIIYFLHVDFRSERGWTAMALIFTVIILFITLSGSLWVMYHLDTNMAPTPAVMRDMP; translated from the coding sequence ATGAGCCTTGACGCCCATATCGACGACGCCGGACACGCGCACCACGACGATCACGCGCACGGCACGCTGCAAAGCTATCTGATCGGCTTCGGTCTTTCCGTCATCCTGACCGCCATCCCCTTCTGGCTGGTGATGTCGGGTGTCATCGCCAACAAGACGGTGACGGCACTGACGATCATGGCTTTCGCCGGCGTGCAGATCGTCGTGCACATCATCTATTTCCTGCACGTGGACTTCCGCTCCGAGCGGGGCTGGACGGCGATGGCACTCATCTTCACCGTCATCATCCTGTTCATCACGCTCAGCGGCTCGCTGTGGGTCATGTACCACCTCGACACGAACATGGCGCCGACCCCCGCCGTGATGAGGGATATGCCGTGA